Proteins from a single region of Harmonia axyridis chromosome 4, icHarAxyr1.1, whole genome shotgun sequence:
- the LOC123677738 gene encoding cGMP-dependent protein kinase, isozyme 1-like, whose amino-acid sequence MVSWLLPTTKRTYELKDDEETPFCEKYRQLDEFHDEELAKLNVNRGVRRFAVLWEPIKDRNKSIPVFIKSEKDKEQIKYAIENDDFLAKVIVGKRLQKVIDAMYVSEVKEKEKIIREGRQGKHLYIVASGKFQVSTEEKGVVNTLSVGKVFGELAILYNARRQATVKATMPSKVWVLDREIYQSIVSIYNVEEKKERLKFLLECPVLKQVDEDVLKKVAEFLQKEYFPAGKVIFREGEPADKFYIITAGTAAIVTNEEGLKGYLYKGNCFGERAILSQGCRQATVISKDTGVECLTLSIQHFMNHFGNVRDITKVSLPALPQKNLEVQQRSERYKHLRASDFKIVQAIGEGGFGVVEFIHHKKDPTITYALKRLKRARMVKEKLYNHIKNEKDIQIACESPFIVELYKTDKDKKYLYFWLEMCLGGEVHNWLSNQRRSRFDEPTAKFVAGCLLEALVYLHDRGIIYRDIKPENLLIDSKGYVKLADFSFAKKLNPHERTSTFVGTPEYVAPEILASMEYDRAVDLWAFGVLIFELLKGSSPFSDKYNNTTTIYRNIQRGFSKVKIPSFFSVDVISILINLLRHNPEERLGYQVGGTGVIQTHSWFSGFDWEGLRQLKMVSPIRPKLSSNLDLRYMSVVRGKQSIPSEDKSDYFKDF is encoded by the exons atggTGTCTTGGTTATTGCCCACAACCAAACGTACCTACGAGCTCAAAGATGACGAGGAAACCCCATTTTGTGAGAAATACAGACAGTTGGACGAGTTTCACGACGAGGAGTTGGCCAAACTGAATGTAAACAGAGGAGTGAGGAGGTTTGCTGTGCTTTGGGAGCCTATCAAAGATCGCAACAAGTCCATACCTGTGTTTATCAAGAGTGAAAA GGATAAGGAGCAGATCAAATACGCCATAGAAAATGACGATTTCCTCGCCAAGGTCATTGTTGGAAAACGCTTGCAGAAGGTCATCGATGCCATGTACGTGAGTGAGGTGAAAGAGAAAGAGAAGATCATCCGAGAAGGGCGACAAGGAAAGCATTTGTACATAGTAGCCAGTGGAAAATTCCAAGTATCAACAGAAGAAAAGGGAGTTGTCAACACCTTAAGTGTAGGAAAGGTGTTTGGAGAACTCGCCATCTTGTACAACGCTAGAAGACAGGCAACTGTCAAGGCCACAATGCCAAGCAAAGTGTGGGTCTTAGACCGGGAAATCTACCAGTCCATAGTCAGCATCTACAAcgtagaagaaaaaaaagaaaggcTGAAATTCCTTCTTGAATGTCCGGTTTTGAAACAAGTTGATGAGGATGTTCTAAAGAAGGTGGCAGAGTTCCTCCAGAAGGAATACTTTCCTGCTGGTAAGGTGATATTTAGAGAAGGAGAGCCTGCAGACAAATTCTATATTATAACTGCCGGTACAGCAGCTATCGTAACCAACGAAGAAGGTCTCAAAGGATATCTATATAAAGGCAACTGCTTTGGGGAGAGAGCTATCCTTTCCCAAGGCTGCAGACAAGCCACAGTTATCTCCAAAGACACCGGCGTGGAGTGCTTAACACTCTCCATCCAACATTTCATGAACCACTTTGGTAACGTCAGAGACATTACCAAAGTGTCTTTACCAGCCTTGCCACAGAAAAATCTAGAGGTTCAACAGCGATCTGAACGGTACAAGCACCTAAGAGCTTCTGATTTCAAGATTGTACAGGCTATTGGCGAAGGTGGTTTTGGTGTGGTCGAATTCATCCACCACAAGAAAGACCCTACGATTACCTATGCGCTTAAACGGCTGAAAAGAGCCAGGATGGTAAAGGAGAAGCTATACAATCACATAAAAAACGAAAAAGATATCCAAATAGCTTGCGAATCTCCTTTTATAGTTGAGCTGTACAAAACCGACAAGGATAAGAAGTACCTGTACTTCTGGCTTGAGATGTGTCTTGGTGGAGAGGTCCACAACTGGTTATCGAACCAGAGAAGAAGCAGGTTCGACGAACCAACAGCTAAGTTTGTGGCCGGGTGTCTTCTAGAGGCTCTAGTCTACCTGCACGATCGTGGAATAATCTATAGAGACATAAAACCTGAGAACTTGTTGATAGACAGTAAAGGTTATGTGAAGTTGGCTGATTTTAGTTTTGCGAAGAAGTTAAACCCTCACGAAAGGACGTCTACGTTTGTTGGTACCCCTGAGTATGTGGCTCCTGAAATTTTGGCCTCAATGGAGTACGATAGGGCTGTGGATCTTTGGGCTTTCGGTGTTCTTATCTTCGAACTGTTGAAGGGTTCTAGCCCCTTTTCAGACAAATACAATAACACGACAACAATATACAGGAATATTCAAAGAGGTTTCAGCAAAGTGAAGATCCCTTCCTTCTTCAGCGTTGATGTTATATCGATTCTGATCAATTTGTTACGTCATAACCCTGAAGAGAGGTTAGGTTACCAGGTAGGGGGCACGGGAGTGATACAGACACACTCTTGGTTCTCGGGCTTCGACTGGGAAGGGTTGAGACAGCTGAAGATGGTTTCTCCGATACGTCCAAAGTTGTCGAGCAACTTGGATTTACGTTATATGAGCGTTGTTAGAGGGAAGCAGAGCATACCGAGCGAAGATAAATCTGATTATTTTAAGGATTTCTGA
- the LOC123677739 gene encoding 60S ribosomal protein L13a has product MTGFSNKPLIVDGKGHLLGRLAAIVAKQLLDGDKIVVVRCEQLNISGKFERTKLKYLSFLRKRCNVNPARGPFHFRAPSRIFWKTVRGMVPHKTERGKQALRRLKAYEGIPPPYDRRKRVVVPGALRVMCLKPGRKFCHVGRLSNEVGWKYQPVVRTLENKRKVRDVLSIRKRDKLKKLTKLAGEKVAKQVAPFTAVINKSGYN; this is encoded by the exons ATGACGGGTTTCAGCAACAag CCGCTCATCGTTGATGGAAAAGGCCATCTTCTTGGCCGATTAGCTGCAATTGTAGCTAAACAACTTTTGGATGGAGACAAAATCGTTGTTGTCAGGTGTGAACAGCTCAACATTTCCGGAAAGTTCGAAAG GACCAAGTTGAAATACCTTTCATTTCTCCGTAAAAGATGTAATGTAAACCCAGCTCGTGGTCCCTTCCACTTCAGGGCCCCATCCAGAATTTTCTGGAAGACAGTTAGAG GAATGGTACCTCACAAAACAGAGCGTGGAAAGCAAGCCCTCAGGAGGTTGAAGGCTTATGAAGGTATTCCTCCACCATATGACAGGAGGAAGCGTGTGGTTGTACCTGGAGCTCTTAGAGTTATGTGCCTCAAACCAGGCAGGAAG ttctgcCATGTAGGACGTCTGTCCAATGAAGTTGGCTGGAAGTACCAACCAGTCGTAAGGACTCTTGAGAACAAACGTAAGGTTAGAGACGTTCTGTCTATCCGCAAGAGGGACAAATTGAAGAAACTGACGAAACTGGCTGGTGAAAAAGTGGCTAAACAAGTAGCACCCTTCACTGCTGTGATCAATAAGTCAGGATATAACTGA
- the LOC123677742 gene encoding 60S acidic ribosomal protein P1, translating into MSNQAELACVYAALILADDDIAITGEKIQTILKAANVEVEPYWPGLFAKALEGVSIKDLVTRLGSGVGTAPAGGAAAAAPAAAAEAAPAKEEKKKEEEPEESDDDMGLGLFD; encoded by the exons ATGTCGAACCAAGCTGAATTAGCCTGTGTCTACGCTGCCCTCATCTTGGCTGATGATGATATCGCCATTACT GGGGAGAAGATCCAAACCATCCTTAAGGCTGCCAATGTTGAGGTAGAACCTTACTGGCCTGGACTTTTCGCTAAGGCTTTGGAAGGTGTATCCATCAAAGATTTGGTAACAAGATTGGGATCTGGTGTAGGTACTGCCCCTGCTGGTGGAGCAGCTGCTGCAGCTCCTGCTGCTGCCGCTGAAGCAGCCCCAGCtaaagaagagaaaaagaagGAAGAAGAACCTGAAGAATCTGATGATGATATGGGTCTTGGTCTCTTcgactaa
- the LOC123677741 gene encoding PHD finger protein 20, translating into MGRKCSVQGCLSDSNRVEDIGVTFHKVPMQPDVRSKWLELCRIPDEKKTIKVIYVCSRHFLRADFCNFKGKKYMLKQAVFPSVFPWDKSKLEAIKSEKQQIKAQTASNTLSEIEKLVVEKPETVSTTSTNSVNLESILQNEIKEGASSIDHIDFSIDNRINALDFNNKWRPAKIKEVDEEENEVLIHFETNGSFENNGNEYDEWVCMDSPRLKPFNSQTSEGNSSSLENLTDKISSTEDMVKDSIKEKNIVKYDVGERCLAFWSDKKKLTATVTKVMEDDNYEVIFNDGYVKCLKWNRMLKITQHFQSSPLFDPIQSTKQERRDKKRKINVAELFGIGKRQRTENSPSSPKVKATNIQVAESIPKNVDDVGNWENEQAQLERVKEESLDEDAKWFPRWVEGHPVGVESQLEFQDGTKKSVIVPDPRLPEGWAKHLFKRSGKWDTIIVSPDGKKLRSKTDIKNHLEATKLMPYDEKYFDFRICPQRRQKKPAGQVLESKKNTEVKKVTVKPPEIEPIPEPELSQEEDVNLLKIPLVDDAYKCPIEGCDKTFRKENLAQMHVKHYHPEYSKFLDTTPNVADLAYARTVGDSLDKSPIPSKSARFKHAVPKINQPNSPSVERPEAIPPAAQAPPKNKDSEIIKLLNSKPYDLKNEGEPLPPGLPLNMYPDIKLKDLLSKSEGVPKTEDTKLLTTTTKTPAGIKTLLPVRKPEVKNEEEPEATPKIKTKLGGKRKKIPSEQSDAPKPKEFKEEVPTPPLPIQVEPPKPPATSNVIMEGGEMIKIVRMKQEEIINCTCTFPEEDGLMIQCELCLCWQHAYCNNIQKESEVPEKYICFICQHPLRQRSSRKFYHDQDWLKQGVLPVGSYHSKDEELLQKRFEKLKKSHDISGGLVELQEFVNTLKVKQKIAEAKNHPKLYLWSKPWEKLPLPEKMEETQDDLMKEEIDSADKLENEEEKQLNRDLKNMIESNQPQVPMIPQPEAAIETADCKLNLLDHVLHSQNLVIERLDDFEKKLDSLEENLTQLERDNDYPRTRQTLQMVMRDLNKLEELSQNTSI; encoded by the exons atggGACGTAAGTGTTCAGTACAAGGATGTTTATCTGATTCTAATAGAGTAGAAGATATAGGAGTTACTTTTCATAAAGTTCCCATGCAGCCAGATGTTCGTAGTAAATGGCTTGAACTTTGTCGAATTCCTGATGAAAAGAAAACAATTAAAGTTATTTACGTCTGTTCAAGACATTTTCTGAGGGCAGACTTCTGTAATTTCAAAGGCAAGAAATATATGCTGAAACAAGCAGTATTCCCCAGTGTTTTTCCTTGGGATAAGTCGAAATTAGAGGCTATCAAATCAGAGAAGCAACAAATCAAGGCTCAAACTGCTTCTAATACACTGTCAGAAATTGAGAAATTAGTTGTTGAGAAACCTGAAACTGTGTCAACAACTTCTACTAATAGTGTCAATCTTGAATCAATTTTAcaaaatgaaatcaaagaagGAGCTTCTAGTATCGATCACATTGATTTTTCCATTGATAATCGTATTAATGCTCTTGATTTCAATAACAAGTGGCGTCCTGCTAAAATTAAGGAAGttgatgaagaagaaaatgaagttttgattcattttgaaactaatggtagttttgaaaataatggtaatGAATATGATGAATGGGTGTGTATGGATAGTCCCAGATTGAAACCTTTCAATTCCCAAACATCAGAGGGCAATTCATCTTCATTGGAAAATCTTACTGACAAAATCAGTTCTACAGAAGATATGGTGAAAGattcaataaaagaaaaaaacattgtGAAATATGATGTTGGTGAACGTTGCCTTGCATTTTGGAGTGATAAAAAGAAGTTAACAGCCACTGTAACTAAAGTAATGGAAGATG ATAACTACGAAGTAATATTCAATGATGGTTATGTGAAATGTTTGAAATGGAATCGTATGCTCAAAATTACCCAACATTTTCAGTCTTCACCTCTTTTCGATCCCATACAAAGTACAAAACAAGAAAGAAGGGATAAAAAGCGTAAAATCAATGTTGCCGAACTTTTTGGGATTGGAAAAAGGCAAAGAACTGAAAATAGTCCTAGTTCTCCCAAAGTTAAGGCAACTAATATTCAAGTTGCAGAATCTATTCCAAAAAATGTGGATGACGTTGGAAATTGGGAGAA tGAACAGGCTCAATTAGAAAGAGTGAAGGAAGAGTCTTTGGACGAGGATGCAAAATGGTTCCCAag ATGGGTAGAGGGGCATCCTGTAGGAGTAGAGTCTCAATTGGAGTTTCAAGATGGGACAAAGAAGTCAGTGATAGTTCCTGATCCCCGTTTACCCGAAGGTTGGGCTAAACATTTGTTTAAACGATCTGGTAAATGGGACACTATTATAGTAAG tcccGACGGCAAGAAATTGAGATCGAAAACTGACATTAAGAATCACCTTGAAGCTACCAAGTTGATGCCATACGACGAAAAATACTTCGACTTCAGAATCTGCCCGCAAAGACGACAAAAAAAACCTGCTGGGCAAGTTctcgaatcgaaaaaaaatacagaagtGAAGAAAGTTACCGTTAAGCCACCAGAAATTGAACCGATACCAGAACCAGAACTATCCCAAGAGGAAGATg ttaatCTTTTGAAAATCCCCCTAGTGGATGATGCTTACAAGTGCCCCATTGAAGGATGTGACAAAACATTCCGAAAAGAAAATTTGGCTCAGATGCATGTCAAACATTATCATCCAGAGTACAGCAAATTTTTAGATACCACCCCTAATGTTGCCGATTTAGCTTACGCCAGAACAGTGGGAGATTCCCTCGATAAGTCCCCAATTCCATCAAAGTCGGCAAGATTCAAACATGCGGTCCCCAAAATTAACCAGCCGAATTCCCCTTCGGTGGAGAGACCCGAAGCAATTCCTCCGGCAGCTCAAGCCCCTCCGAAAAACAAAGATTCCGAAATTATAAAACTTCTGAACTCTAAACCGTACGATTTGAAAAACGAAGGCGAGCCATTACCCCCCGGCCTACCTCTCAATATGTACCCCGATATAAAATTGAAAGACTTGTTGAGCAAATCTGAAGGTGTACCGAAAACGGAAGATACGAAACTTTTGACTACCACCACCAAAACACCAGCTGGCATCAAAACGTTGCTTCCCGTGAGAAAACCCGAAGTTAAAAACGAGGAAGAACCCGAGGCAACTCCAAAGATTAAAACAAAGTTGGGAGGAAAACGGAAGAAGATTCCTAGCGAACAATCCGACGCTCCTAAACCTAAAGAATTTAAGGAGGAAGTACCAACGCCCCCCTTACCGATTCAAGTCGAACCACCAAAACCTCCAGCGACCAGCAACGTGATCATGGAGGGGGGAGAAATGATAAAGATAGTGAGGATGAAACAGGAAGAAATAATCAATTGTACCTGCACGTTTCCGGAAGAAGACGGTCTGATGATACAGTGCGAGTTGTGCCTCTGTTGGCAGCATGCGTACTGCAACAACATCCAGAAAGAGAGCGAGGTACCGGAAAAATACATATGTTTCATATGCCAGCACCCGTTGAGGCAGAGGAGTTCCAGGAAGTTCTACCACGACCAAGACTGGCTGAAGCAGGGCGTTCTACCGGTAGGTTCCTACCACAGCAAGGATGAGGAGCTGTTACAAAAACGGTTCGAGAAGTTGAAGAAGTCGCATGATATATCCGGAGGTCTGGTGGAACTGCAGGAGTTCGTGAATACTCTCAAAGTGAAGCAGAAGATTGCCGA GGCTAAGAATCACCCCAAGCTATATTTGTGGTCAAAACCATGGGAAAAATTACCATTGCCAGAAAAAATGGAGGAGACCCAAGATGATTTGATGAAAGAAGAGATAGATTCAGCTGACAAATTAGAAAATGAGGAAGAGAAGCAGCTGAATAgagatttgaaaaatatgatcGAAAGTAATCAGCCGCAAgtaccaatgattccacaaCCGGAGGCAGCTATTGAAACAGCTGATTGCAAATTGAATTTGCTAGATCATGTTCTGCATTCTCAAAATCTTGTAATTGAGCGTTTGGACGATTTTGAGAAGAAATTGGACAGTTTGGAAGAGAATTTAACACAATTGGAGAGAGATAATGATTACCCTCGTACTAGACAAACTTTGCAGATGGTGATGAGAGATTTGAATAAGTTAGAGGAGCTTAGTCAGAATACAAGCATTTGA